One window of Quercus robur chromosome 5, dhQueRobu3.1, whole genome shotgun sequence genomic DNA carries:
- the LOC126726131 gene encoding nudix hydrolase 15, mitochondrial-like: protein MTHNLSHAIHQNPSACLANSAKPSSKPFFMIPILRSLSKSTPFSFSKLTLMDSSSSSGSKKLAALAQHLRLYKATPTMRDLDEQILEENVGKVVSQVGFAESATPIAQQDPQRIRAHKTRKAAVLICLFEGDNGDLRVILTKRSSNLSTHSGEVALPGGKAEEGDKDDGDTATREAKEEIGLDPSLVNVVTSLEPFLSKHLLRVVPVIGILNEKKAFKPAPNPDEVEAVFDAPLEMFIKGENRRTEESEWMGHKYLIHYFDYEMENKKYLIWGLTAGILIRAASVVYKQPPAFLEQNPIFKTGGGNWHWVSRRSQL, encoded by the exons ATGACTCATAATTTATCCCATGCCATCCACCAAAACCCTTCTGCTTGCTTAGCCAATTCCGCCAAACCATCCTCTAAACCCTTTTTTATGATTCCAATTCTCCGAAGCCTATCAAAATCCACGCCCTTTTCATTCTCCAAGCTCACACTCATGGATTCATCATCCAGCTCAGGCTCAAAGAAACTGGCGGCCTTGGCCCAACATCTCCGTCTCTACAAGGCAACACCAACCATGAGGGACTTGGATGAGCAAATCCTCGAAGAAAACGTCGGAAAGGTTGTTTCCCAAGTGGGTTTTGCAGAATCAGCCACCCCAATTGCCCAACAAGACCCACAAAGAATCAGAGCCCACAAGACCCGGAAAGCCGCTGTTTTGATCTGTCTCTTTGAAGGTGACAATGGAGACCTGCGTGTCATTCTCACCAAACGCTCTTCCAACCTCTCCACTCACTCGG GTGAAGTTGCATTGCCAGGTGGGAAAGCAGAGGAGGGGGATAAGGATGATGGAGACACTGCCACAAGGGAGGCAAAGGAGGAGATTGGATTGGATCCTTCGCTTGTCAATGTTGTCACTTCTCTTGAACCATTTTTGTCTAAG CACCTCCTGAGAGTGGTTCCTGTTATTGGCATACTTAATGAAAAGAAAGCATTCAAGCCTGCCCCCAATCCTGATGAAGTGGAAGCAGTATTTGATGCTCCCTTGGAAATGTTTatcaag GGTGAAAATAGGAGAACAGAGGAGAGTGAGTGGATGGGACACAAGTATCTAATTCATTACTTTGATTATGAAATGGAGAATAAGAAGTATCTGATATGGGGTTTAACGGCTGGGATCTTGATAAGGGCTGCATCAGTTGTGTACAAACAGCCACCAGCTTTTCTGGAACAGAATCCCATTTTCAAG ACCGGAGGAGGCAACTGGCATTGGGTGTCAAGGAGATCTCAGCTGTGA
- the LOC126726133 gene encoding nudix hydrolase 15, mitochondrial-like, protein MGSTSNSNSLGKVLERLETLAQQYRLHKPSPIPVPDGTNSTQQTLGSNKRAAVLVCLFQDPYGDLRVILTKRASTLSTHSGEVSLPGGKREEGDADDVHTALREAKEEIGLDPSLVNVVTVLEPFVTKIGLTVVPVLGILSDMKAFSPSPNAAEVEAIFDAPLEMFLKDENRREEEREWKGVKYLLHYFDYEAETERYVIWALTAGILIKAASFVFERPPAFLEQRPNFWNRATNSNTTTT, encoded by the exons ATGGGTTCCACTTCCAATTCCAACAGCCTCGGAAAAGTGTTAGAGAGGCTTGAAACTTTAGCTCAACAATACCGTCTTCACAAACCTAGTCCAATTCCAGTTCCCGATGGTACCAACTCGACACAACAAACGTTGGGATCCAATAAGAGAGCTGCAGTTCTGGTATGCCTCTTCCAAGATCCCTATGGAGATCTACGTGTCATCCTCACCAAGCGAGCTTCTACTCTCTCTACGCACTCTG GTGAGGTTTCGTTGCCCGGTGGGAAAAGAGAGGAAGGTGATGCTGATGATGTACACACGGCATTAAGGGAGGCTAAGGAGGAGATCGGCTTGGACCCTTCCCTTGTCAATGTTGTCACTGTTCTTGAACCATTTGTCACTAAG ATTGGTTTGACAGTAGTTCCTGTGCTTGGCATACTCTCTGATATGAAAGCATTCAGTCCAAGTCCAAATGCTGCTGAAGTGGAGGCAATATTCGATGCTCCCTTAGAAATGTTTCTCAAG GATGAGAATAGGagagaagaggagagagaatggAAGGGAGTTAAGTATCTACTGCATTACTTCGATTATGAAGCAGAGACTGAGAGGTATGTGATATGGGCTCTAACTGCTGGAATCTTGATTAAGGCAGCATCATTTGTCTTCGAGCGGCCACCAGCATTTCTAGAGCAGAGGCCAAATTTCTGGAATAGAGCTACTAACAGCAATACTACTACAACATAG
- the LOC126726132 gene encoding magnesium-chelatase subunit ChlI, chloroplastic isoform X1 yields the protein MASVLGSSSTAILASRPLFSQTSKPSISSLTLSPGQSSGRKFYGGIGIHGKRGRSQFHVAVTNVATDINSVDQDCELDDFQPQKLAAKESQRPVYPFPAIVGQDEMKLCLLLNVIDPKIGGVMIMGDRGTGKSTTVRSLVDLLPEIKVVAGDPFNSDPEDPESMGVEVRENIMKGENLSVVMTKINMVDLPLGATEDRVCGTIDIEKALTEGVKAFEPGLLAKANRGILYVDEVNLLDDHLVDVLLDSAASGWNTVEREGISISHPARFILIGSGNPEEGELRPQLLDRFGMHAQVGTVRDAELRVKIVEERARFDKNPKEFRDSYKAEQEKLQQQIGSARSSLSSVQIDRDLQVKISKVCAELNVDGLRGDIVTNRAAKALAALKGRDSVTTEDIATVIPNCLRHRLRKDPLESIDSGLLVIEKFYEVFS from the exons ATGGCGTCGGTACTAGGATCTTCCTCAACTGCAATCTTGGCTTCCAGGCCCCTCTTTTCTCAGACCTCCAAGCCTTCCATTTCCTCTCTCACTTTATCTCCAG GGCAGAGTAGTGGGAGGAAGTTTTATGGAGGAATTGGGATTCATGGTAAGAGGGGGAGGTCTCAGTTCCATGTTGCAGTTACCAATGTTGCAACTGACATCAACTCTGTTGACCAG GACTGTGAACTTGATGATTTCCAGCCCCAGAAGCTTGCTGCAAAGGAAAGCCAGAGGCCGGTGTATCCGTTTCCTGCTATTGTTGGACAGGATGAAATGAAACTATGCCTTCTGCTAAATGTGATTGATCCCAAGATTGGAGGTGTCATGATCATGGGGGATAGGGGAACAGGGAAATCCACAACTGTTAGGTCCTTAGTTGATTTGCTTCCTGAAATCAAGGTAGTAGCTGGTGACCCATTTAATTCAGATCCAGAAGATCCAGAGTCCATGGGCGTGGAAGTCAGAGAAAACATTATGAAAGGAGAGAACCTATCTGTTGTCATGACCAAAATCAACATGGttgatttgccattgggtgctACAGAAGATAGGGTCTGTGGGACAATTGACATTGAGAAAGCCCTCACTGAGGGTGTCAAGGCATTTGAGCCTGGTCTTCTAGCTAAAGCTAATAGAGGAATTCTTTATGTAGATGAAGTAAATCTTTTGGATGATCACTTGGTGGACGTTTTATTGGATTCAGCTGCCTCAGGTTGGAATACAGTGGAAAGAGAGGGTATTTCAATTTCACATCCTGCTCGGTTTATTCTCATTGGCTCAGGTAATCCGGAAGAAGGGGAGCTAAGGCCACAGCTTCTTGATCGGTTTGGAATGCATGCACAAGTGGGGACTGTTAGGGATGCAGAGCTGAGAGTCAAGATTGTGGAGGAGAGAGCTCGTTTTGACAAAAATCCCAAGGAATTCAGGGATTCTTATAAGGCTGAGCAAGAAAAGCTCCAACAACAAATTGGCTCAGCTAGAAGTTCACTTTCTTCTGTTCAGATTGATCGTGATCTCCAGGTGAAAATATCCAAGGTTTGTGCAGAGTTGAATGTTGATGGGTTGAGAGGAGACATTGTGACAAATAGAGCTGCAAAAGCTCTAGCTGCTCTAAAGGGAAGAGATAGCGTAACCACGGAGGATATTGCCACTGTAATTCCTAACTGCTTAAGACACCGCCTTCGAAAGGATCCCTTGGAGTCAATCGACTCAGGTTTACTTGtcattgaaaaattttatgagGTGTTTAGCTGA
- the LOC126726132 gene encoding magnesium-chelatase subunit ChlI, chloroplastic isoform X2 → MASVLGSSSTAILASRPLFSQTSKPSISSLTLSPGQSSGRKFYGGIGIHGKRGRSQFHVAVTNVATDINSVDQPQKLAAKESQRPVYPFPAIVGQDEMKLCLLLNVIDPKIGGVMIMGDRGTGKSTTVRSLVDLLPEIKVVAGDPFNSDPEDPESMGVEVRENIMKGENLSVVMTKINMVDLPLGATEDRVCGTIDIEKALTEGVKAFEPGLLAKANRGILYVDEVNLLDDHLVDVLLDSAASGWNTVEREGISISHPARFILIGSGNPEEGELRPQLLDRFGMHAQVGTVRDAELRVKIVEERARFDKNPKEFRDSYKAEQEKLQQQIGSARSSLSSVQIDRDLQVKISKVCAELNVDGLRGDIVTNRAAKALAALKGRDSVTTEDIATVIPNCLRHRLRKDPLESIDSGLLVIEKFYEVFS, encoded by the exons ATGGCGTCGGTACTAGGATCTTCCTCAACTGCAATCTTGGCTTCCAGGCCCCTCTTTTCTCAGACCTCCAAGCCTTCCATTTCCTCTCTCACTTTATCTCCAG GGCAGAGTAGTGGGAGGAAGTTTTATGGAGGAATTGGGATTCATGGTAAGAGGGGGAGGTCTCAGTTCCATGTTGCAGTTACCAATGTTGCAACTGACATCAACTCTGTTGACCAG CCCCAGAAGCTTGCTGCAAAGGAAAGCCAGAGGCCGGTGTATCCGTTTCCTGCTATTGTTGGACAGGATGAAATGAAACTATGCCTTCTGCTAAATGTGATTGATCCCAAGATTGGAGGTGTCATGATCATGGGGGATAGGGGAACAGGGAAATCCACAACTGTTAGGTCCTTAGTTGATTTGCTTCCTGAAATCAAGGTAGTAGCTGGTGACCCATTTAATTCAGATCCAGAAGATCCAGAGTCCATGGGCGTGGAAGTCAGAGAAAACATTATGAAAGGAGAGAACCTATCTGTTGTCATGACCAAAATCAACATGGttgatttgccattgggtgctACAGAAGATAGGGTCTGTGGGACAATTGACATTGAGAAAGCCCTCACTGAGGGTGTCAAGGCATTTGAGCCTGGTCTTCTAGCTAAAGCTAATAGAGGAATTCTTTATGTAGATGAAGTAAATCTTTTGGATGATCACTTGGTGGACGTTTTATTGGATTCAGCTGCCTCAGGTTGGAATACAGTGGAAAGAGAGGGTATTTCAATTTCACATCCTGCTCGGTTTATTCTCATTGGCTCAGGTAATCCGGAAGAAGGGGAGCTAAGGCCACAGCTTCTTGATCGGTTTGGAATGCATGCACAAGTGGGGACTGTTAGGGATGCAGAGCTGAGAGTCAAGATTGTGGAGGAGAGAGCTCGTTTTGACAAAAATCCCAAGGAATTCAGGGATTCTTATAAGGCTGAGCAAGAAAAGCTCCAACAACAAATTGGCTCAGCTAGAAGTTCACTTTCTTCTGTTCAGATTGATCGTGATCTCCAGGTGAAAATATCCAAGGTTTGTGCAGAGTTGAATGTTGATGGGTTGAGAGGAGACATTGTGACAAATAGAGCTGCAAAAGCTCTAGCTGCTCTAAAGGGAAGAGATAGCGTAACCACGGAGGATATTGCCACTGTAATTCCTAACTGCTTAAGACACCGCCTTCGAAAGGATCCCTTGGAGTCAATCGACTCAGGTTTACTTGtcattgaaaaattttatgagGTGTTTAGCTGA